Proteins co-encoded in one Pelobates fuscus isolate aPelFus1 chromosome 5, aPelFus1.pri, whole genome shotgun sequence genomic window:
- the LOC134612076 gene encoding olfactory receptor 10A7-like, which translates to MLCYVTVFLQAWRGQYTTWKNDTLATEFILLGFLTNKQSLLFGIFLFSYIFTFIGNLTIILIVTVDPVLQSPMYLFLRSLSITEIFYVSNTVPRMLRDFLHQNKAISIIGCATQFYFFCFLGATECFTLTFMAYDRYVAICHPLHYMNIMTKTRCLYMLLVSWMVGLVLPLGNSIDVFGLPFCKSNIIDHFFCEILQVMPLACADTHINELYIVVHTFVVIPLPFILIFVSYVRILRAVLKIHSTTGRKRTFSTCGSHLISVSLFFGSATITYLRTKAINSSGGGKVLSLMFLVLVPMLNPLIYSLRNTAFKNSIKRLFTRLFFL; encoded by the coding sequence atgttatgctatGTAACTGTATTTTTGCAGGCATGGAGAGGACAATATACAACCTGGAAAAATGATACCTTGGCAACTGAATTTATTTTGTTAGGATTTTTAACTAATAAGCAGTCCTTGCTTTTCGGAATATTTCTGTTTAGTTATATTTTTACTTTCATAGGGAACCTGACAATTATTTTGATAGTGACTGTGGACCCTGTGCTTCAATCTCCTATGTACCTGTTTCTAAGAAGCTTGTCAATCACTGAAATTTTCTATGTATCAAACACTGTTCCTCGAATGCTCAGAGACTTCTTGCACCAAAATAAAGCTATTTCCATTATCGGATGTGCTACccagttttattttttctgttttttgggtgCCACAGAATGTTTCACTCTTACATTCATGGCATATGATAGATATGTGGCAATCTGCCATCCTCTTCATTATATGAACATAATGACCAAAACAAGGTGTCTATATATGTTACTTGTTTCATGGATGGTTGGACTGGTTTTACCTTTGGGTAATAGCATTGATGTTTTTGGTTTACCTTTTTGTAAATCCAACATTATTGATCATTTCTTCTGTGAAATTCTCCAAGTTATGCCTTTAGCTTGTGCAGATACTCATATCAATGAGTTGTATATTGTAGTACATACTTTTGTTGTCATACCATTACCATTTATACTTATATTTGTTTCCTATGTTCGTATTCTTAGAGCTGTATTAAAAATACATTCTACAACTGGACGTAAGAGAACCTTTTCTACATGCGGCTCACACCTTATATCAGTCAGCTTGTTTTTTGGTTCAGCCACCATAACATACCTAAGAACTAAAGCAATAAATTCATCTGGAGGAGGAAAAGTGTTGTCACTTATGTTCCTTGTGTTGGTTCCCATGCTCAATCCACTGATCTACAGTTTGAGAAATACAGCTTTTAAAAATTCTATAAAAAGACTCTTCACTAGACTTTTCTTTCTGTGA